One window of the Scyliorhinus canicula chromosome 25, sScyCan1.1, whole genome shotgun sequence genome contains the following:
- the LOC119957131 gene encoding trichohyalin-like isoform X2, translating into MNELSSNGHPFLCDWDHLRRTMTELSLKGLPILHDPVIGELLAEKQAVDSKKEEKLRKNREAMKKHREDETAEQREDRLRKNREAMRVRRQMESEEQRDDRLRKNREAMKRFRERETEAQRDERLRRNRESIKSRRQLESQEQREERLRKNWESTKVRRQEESEEEREQRLRRNWDGIKRRREQETDEQRQKRLRKNWEGIKNRRQQKNEGEKEDMLCRIWEAMRQFTQQEMQEDRDKRCHLLFDRGLVEGTQEGKDERLQDREPPRCSFQPEMDQRK; encoded by the exons ATGAATGAACTGTCTTCGAATGGACATCCTTTTCTTTGTG ACTGGGATCACCTCAGGAGAACTATGACCGAGCTGTCTTTGAAAGGTCTTCCAATTCTGCATG ATCCAGTGATTGGCGAGCTGTTAGCTGAGAAACAGGCCGTGGACTCCAAGAAAGAGGAGAAACTGAGGAAGAACCGGGAAGCCATGAAAAAGCACCGGGAAGACGAGACGGCGGAGCAGAGGGAAGACAGACTGCGCAAAAACAGGGAGGCAATGAGAGTCCGCCGTCAGATGGAGTCCGAGGAGCAGCGGGACGACAGACTGCGCAAGAACCGCGAGGCCATGAAGCGGTTCCGTGAAAGGGAAACGGAAGCGCAGAGGGACGAACGATTGCGCAGAAACAGGGAATCCATTAAAAGCCGGCGGCAGCTGGAATCGCAGGAGCAGCGGGAGGAGAGACTGCGGAAAAATTGGGAATCGACCAAAGTCCGCCGGCAGGAGGAATCCGAGGAGGAGCGGGAGCAAAGGTTGCGCAGAAACTGGGACGGCATCAAAAGGCGCCGCGAGCAGGAGACCGACGAGCAGCGGCAGAAACGGCTGCGGAAAAACTGGGAAGGCATCAAGAACCGGCGGCAGCAGAAGAACGAGGGCGAGAAGGAAGACATGTTGTGTAGGATTTGGGAAGCCATGAGGCAGTTTACCCAGCAGGAAATGCAGGAGGACAGAGACAAGAGGTGTCACTTGCTTTTCGACAGGGGACTGGTGGAAGGAACACAAGAGGGGAAAGACGAAAGGTTGCAGGACAGGGAGCCGccacggtgctctttccaaccaGAAATGGATCAAAGGAAATGA
- the LOC119957131 gene encoding trichohyalin-like isoform X1, which yields MNELSSNGHPFLCGDDSCWGMAPQLPVALQCFTQDWDHLRRTMTELSLKGLPILHDPVIGELLAEKQAVDSKKEEKLRKNREAMKKHREDETAEQREDRLRKNREAMRVRRQMESEEQRDDRLRKNREAMKRFRERETEAQRDERLRRNRESIKSRRQLESQEQREERLRKNWESTKVRRQEESEEEREQRLRRNWDGIKRRREQETDEQRQKRLRKNWEGIKNRRQQKNEGEKEDMLCRIWEAMRQFTQQEMQEDRDKRCHLLFDRGLVEGTQEGKDERLQDREPPRCSFQPEMDQRK from the exons ATGAATGAACTGTCTTCGAATGGACATCCTTTTCTTTGTG GTGATGACTCCTGCTGGGGTATGGCTCCACAACTGCCTGTGGCTCTTCAGTGCTTCACCCAAG ACTGGGATCACCTCAGGAGAACTATGACCGAGCTGTCTTTGAAAGGTCTTCCAATTCTGCATG ATCCAGTGATTGGCGAGCTGTTAGCTGAGAAACAGGCCGTGGACTCCAAGAAAGAGGAGAAACTGAGGAAGAACCGGGAAGCCATGAAAAAGCACCGGGAAGACGAGACGGCGGAGCAGAGGGAAGACAGACTGCGCAAAAACAGGGAGGCAATGAGAGTCCGCCGTCAGATGGAGTCCGAGGAGCAGCGGGACGACAGACTGCGCAAGAACCGCGAGGCCATGAAGCGGTTCCGTGAAAGGGAAACGGAAGCGCAGAGGGACGAACGATTGCGCAGAAACAGGGAATCCATTAAAAGCCGGCGGCAGCTGGAATCGCAGGAGCAGCGGGAGGAGAGACTGCGGAAAAATTGGGAATCGACCAAAGTCCGCCGGCAGGAGGAATCCGAGGAGGAGCGGGAGCAAAGGTTGCGCAGAAACTGGGACGGCATCAAAAGGCGCCGCGAGCAGGAGACCGACGAGCAGCGGCAGAAACGGCTGCGGAAAAACTGGGAAGGCATCAAGAACCGGCGGCAGCAGAAGAACGAGGGCGAGAAGGAAGACATGTTGTGTAGGATTTGGGAAGCCATGAGGCAGTTTACCCAGCAGGAAATGCAGGAGGACAGAGACAAGAGGTGTCACTTGCTTTTCGACAGGGGACTGGTGGAAGGAACACAAGAGGGGAAAGACGAAAGGTTGCAGGACAGGGAGCCGccacggtgctctttccaaccaGAAATGGATCAAAGGAAATGA